From Pristiophorus japonicus isolate sPriJap1 chromosome 7, sPriJap1.hap1, whole genome shotgun sequence, one genomic window encodes:
- the LOC139266628 gene encoding G-protein coupled receptor family C group 6 member A-like — translation MFSKLGILAVSCWTFLFHPVRLCDIPDDIVGARAPGDIITGGLFPVHEKVENLANRTQPGSLNCSGFDLSTFLQAQAMIYSIEQIILLCYRVSKLGYEIYDTCSDAIAAIQVPTRCLSKFNSSDSCVEVHCNYTDYVPIVKAVVGETFSEISIVVASLLALYLIPQVSYEASADILSDKIRFPSFFQTIPSDVHQTEAMAKLVNHFKWNWVGAIGSDDDYGQARMNSFISNAGKFNICIAFHKLISSYINHQDVNEMSIDQIAENIKNSSAEVIILFAKVPIVIQLFTTLIKQNVSKTWIASDSWSTSRQVASLCHIEKVGNIFGFSFKNGTIPNFVDYLQKLDLCPKGATGSLKNRRNSI, via the exons ATGTTTTCCAAACTTGGCATACTCGCTGTTTCTTGCTGGACTTTCCTTTTCCACCCAGTCAGACTTTGCGATATCCCTGATGATATTGTAGGAGCCAGAGCTCCAGGAGACATCATCACCGGAGGACTCTTTCCAGTCCACGAAAAGGTGGAAAACTTGGCAAACCGAACTCAGCCAGGATCATTAAATTGCTCGGG ATTTGACCTTTCCACATTTCTCCAAGCCCAGGCTATGATATACAGCATTGAGCAGATAATTCTACTTTGCTACCGGGTGTCAAAACTGGGATATGAAATTTATGACACCTGCTCTGATGCCATCGCTGCAATACAAGTCCCCACAAGGTGTCTTTCCAAATTTAATTCCTCGGACAGTTGTGTTGAAGTTCACTGCAATTACACAGACTATGTACCCATTGTAAAAGCAGTTGTAGGGGAAACATTCTCAGAAATATCGATTGTAGTTGCAAGTTTGTTGGCTCTGTACCTCATCCCACAG GTCAGTTATGAAGCTTCAGCCGACATTCTAAGTGATAAAATAAGATTTCCATCATTTTTCCAGACTATTCCTAGTGACGTACATCAAACTGAAGCTATGGCTAAacttgtcaatcattttaaatggaACTGGGTTGGAGCAATTGGCAGTGATGATGATTATGGCCAGGCTAGAATGAACAGTTTTATCTCAAATGCAGGGAAGTTTAATATATGTATTGCTTTTCATAAACTTATTTCAAGTTATATTAATCACCAAGATGTAAATGAAATGAGTATAGATCAAATAGCTGAAAACATTAAGAATTCATCGGCAGAAGTTATTATTTTATTTGCAAAGGTGCCAATAGTTATCCAACTGTTTACTACATTAATTAAGCAGAATGTGAGTAAGACCTGGATTGCCAGTGATTCCTGGTCTACTTCTAGACAGGTTGCCAGCTTGTGTCATATTGAAAAAGTTGGaaacatctttggcttttccttCAAAAATGGAACCATTCCAAACTTTGTTGATTATTTGCAAAAGTTGGATCTGTGTCCCAAAGGTGCTACAGGTTCATTGAAGAATAGAAGAAATTCTATTTAA